In Nocardioides sp., the following proteins share a genomic window:
- a CDS encoding GNAT family protein, translating into MTLERQHPEIARTNEYHQPLGADLGEWQGAAHPDKRTLEGRFVRLEPLAAEHAQPLFDSLGGDENADLWTYRLDLTPPDSVAEAARLLAAGAGDTDHVTYAVIPLTSSQASGMTSLYRIDPGNGSIEVGGIIYARNVQRTPASTEATYLVMKHVFEDLGYRRLEWKLDSCNEPSARAAERLGFSYEGRHRNAIAYKGRNRDTDWYSMLDTEWPEAKSRLEAWLAPENFTDEGEQREPLARA; encoded by the coding sequence GTGACGCTCGAACGCCAGCACCCCGAGATCGCCCGCACCAACGAGTACCACCAGCCCCTCGGCGCTGACCTGGGGGAGTGGCAGGGTGCGGCGCATCCCGATAAGCGCACACTGGAAGGACGGTTCGTACGTCTCGAACCTCTGGCCGCCGAGCACGCGCAGCCCCTCTTCGACTCCCTCGGAGGCGACGAGAACGCCGACCTGTGGACCTATCGACTCGACCTGACCCCGCCCGACTCGGTGGCCGAGGCCGCGCGACTCCTGGCCGCTGGAGCCGGCGACACCGACCACGTGACGTACGCCGTGATCCCGCTGACCAGCAGTCAAGCCAGTGGCATGACGAGTCTCTATCGCATCGATCCGGGCAACGGTTCGATCGAGGTGGGCGGCATCATCTATGCCCGCAACGTGCAACGGACTCCCGCGAGCACCGAGGCGACGTACCTGGTGATGAAGCACGTCTTCGAGGATCTCGGCTACCGGCGTCTGGAGTGGAAGCTCGACTCGTGCAACGAGCCGAGCGCTCGGGCGGCTGAGCGGCTCGGGTTCAGCTACGAGGGTCGTCACCGCAATGCGATCGCGTACAAGGGACGCAATCGCGACACAGACTGGTATTCGATGCTCGACACCGAATGGCCCGAGGCCAAGTCGCGGCTGGAGGCGTGGCTGGCTCCGGAGAACTTCACCGACGAGGGCGAGCAGCGCGAGCCGTTGGCGCGAGCGTGA
- a CDS encoding VOC family protein, protein MEQRLSFVTLAVRDLAASRAFYIDGLGWEPDLQAPDVLMFRVADKVILSLWDAESFEAEVGVPPSYGTPPLTLAHNLRTKKGVDSVLETARRLGAEVRGAQEREWGGYSGYFSDPDGFRWEICFNPGVIGQSVLP, encoded by the coding sequence ATGGAACAGCGACTGAGTTTCGTGACCCTGGCCGTACGCGACCTGGCCGCGAGCCGCGCGTTCTATATCGACGGACTCGGCTGGGAACCCGACCTCCAGGCGCCGGACGTGTTGATGTTCCGCGTGGCCGACAAAGTGATCCTGTCGTTGTGGGATGCCGAGAGTTTCGAGGCCGAGGTCGGTGTGCCGCCGTCGTACGGCACCCCGCCGCTCACGCTCGCGCACAACCTGCGGACCAAGAAGGGCGTCGACTCGGTGCTCGAAACCGCCCGGCGTCTCGGGGCCGAGGTGCGCGGAGCGCAGGAGCGAGAGTGGGGCGGCTACTCGGGCTACTTCAGCGACCCGGACGGCTTCCGTTGGGAGATCTGCTTCAACCCCGGCGTGATCGGCCAGAGCGTTCTGCCCTGA
- a CDS encoding 4a-hydroxytetrahydrobiopterin dehydratase, whose translation MTDPKQKLSATEIRDADLGDWRQLLSGIRARFKTGDFATGLALVDRIGEAAEAANHHPDITLTYPEVIVTLSSHDVGGITSRDLDLARQISAYAAEAGASADTSLLTQLEPGLDTRNPEANAPIYAALLGADLDNGEPVDPSGQVPTLWWQTPEHGEDEPALPAQDHEQRWHLDVWVPYDDAERRLQAVLDAGGTLVSDDAAPAYWVIADADGNRSCICTTHGR comes from the coding sequence ATGACCGATCCCAAGCAGAAGCTGTCCGCGACCGAGATCCGCGATGCCGACCTGGGCGACTGGCGCCAACTGCTGAGCGGGATCCGAGCCAGATTCAAGACCGGCGATTTCGCCACCGGGCTCGCGCTGGTCGACCGCATCGGGGAGGCCGCAGAGGCGGCGAATCATCACCCCGACATCACCCTCACTTACCCCGAGGTGATCGTCACGCTCAGCAGCCACGATGTCGGCGGCATCACCAGCCGAGACCTCGACCTGGCGCGCCAGATCAGTGCGTACGCCGCCGAGGCGGGTGCGAGCGCCGACACCTCGTTGCTGACCCAACTCGAACCCGGCCTCGACACCCGCAATCCCGAGGCCAACGCGCCGATCTATGCGGCCCTGCTGGGCGCAGACCTCGACAACGGCGAGCCAGTCGACCCCAGCGGCCAGGTGCCGACGCTGTGGTGGCAGACCCCCGAGCACGGCGAAGATGAGCCCGCTCTGCCCGCGCAAGATCACGAGCAGCGCTGGCACCTCGACGTGTGGGTGCCCTACGACGACGCCGAGCGGAGGCTCCAGGCGGTCCTCGATGCCGGCGGGACACTCGTCAGCGATGACGCGGCCCCGGCGTACTGGGTGATCGCGGACGCGGACGGCAACAGGTCGTGCATCTGTACGACCCACGGGCGCTGA
- the ilvN gene encoding acetolactate synthase small subunit, translated as MTTHTLSVLVEDKPGVLARIAGLFSRRGFNIESLAVGPTEHDDISRMTIVVNVEESPLEQVTKQLNKLVEVIKIVELDSAVARELIMVKVKADHESRGNVLDVANLFRGRVVDVSPDTVTIEVTGNSDKISDMLRVLEPFGIRELVQSGIVAISRGSRSVSERTLKPVSVPVTPAV; from the coding sequence ATGACGACACACACCCTCTCCGTGCTGGTCGAGGACAAGCCAGGCGTCCTGGCCCGCATCGCCGGACTGTTCTCGCGGCGCGGCTTCAACATCGAATCGCTGGCCGTGGGTCCCACGGAGCACGACGACATCTCGCGGATGACCATCGTGGTCAATGTCGAGGAGTCGCCGCTGGAACAGGTGACCAAGCAACTCAACAAGCTGGTCGAGGTCATCAAGATCGTCGAACTCGACTCTGCGGTCGCCCGCGAACTCATCATGGTCAAGGTCAAGGCCGACCACGAGAGCCGTGGCAACGTGCTCGATGTGGCCAACCTCTTCCGAGGCCGCGTCGTGGATGTCTCACCCGACACGGTGACCATCGAGGTGACCGGCAACTCCGACAAGATCTCCGACATGTTGCGGGTCCTGGAACCCTTCGGCATCCGCGAACTCGTCCAGTCGGGCATCGTCGCGATCAGCCGGGGCTCGCGATCGGTCTCCGAGCGCACCCTCAAGCCGGTCTCGGTGCCGGTGACTCCCGCGGTCTGA
- the ilvC gene encoding ketol-acid reductoisomerase has translation MAEMFYDDDADLSLIQGKNVAVIGYGSQGHAHALSLRDSGVDVRVGLQEGSKSRAKAEAEGLRVVTPAEAVEEADVIVILAPDQVQRTLYKNEIEPGLTPGDTLVFGHGFNIRFGYITPPEGVDVFMVAPKGPGHLVRREYVDGRGVPVLVAVEKDESGNTWPLALSYAKGIGGLRAGGIKTTFAEETETDLFGEQAVLCGGASKLVQYGFETLIEAGYQPEVAYFECLHELKLIVDLMYEGGIAKQRWSVSDTAEYGDYVSGPRVITPDVKANMQAVLADIKNGAFAERFINDQDAGAPEFKAFREAEEKHPIEQTGRELRKLMAWVKSHDSDYTEGTSSR, from the coding sequence GTGGCTGAGATGTTCTACGACGACGACGCTGACCTGAGCCTGATCCAGGGCAAGAACGTGGCCGTCATCGGCTACGGCAGCCAGGGTCACGCCCACGCGCTGAGCTTGCGCGACTCCGGTGTCGACGTCCGCGTCGGCTTGCAGGAGGGCAGCAAGTCGCGCGCCAAGGCCGAGGCCGAGGGCCTGCGGGTCGTGACGCCCGCCGAGGCTGTCGAAGAGGCCGACGTCATCGTCATCCTCGCGCCCGACCAGGTGCAGCGCACCCTGTACAAGAACGAGATCGAGCCCGGCCTGACCCCCGGCGACACGCTGGTCTTCGGCCATGGCTTCAACATCCGCTTCGGCTACATCACCCCGCCCGAGGGCGTCGACGTCTTCATGGTGGCGCCCAAGGGTCCTGGCCACCTCGTACGCCGTGAGTACGTCGACGGACGCGGCGTCCCGGTCCTGGTGGCGGTGGAGAAGGACGAGTCGGGCAACACCTGGCCGCTCGCGCTGTCGTACGCCAAGGGCATCGGTGGTCTGCGTGCCGGTGGCATCAAGACCACCTTCGCCGAGGAGACCGAGACCGACCTGTTCGGTGAGCAGGCGGTGCTGTGTGGTGGCGCCTCCAAGTTGGTGCAGTACGGCTTCGAGACGCTGATCGAGGCCGGCTACCAGCCCGAGGTGGCGTACTTCGAGTGCCTGCACGAACTCAAGCTCATCGTCGACCTGATGTACGAAGGCGGCATCGCCAAGCAGCGCTGGTCGGTCTCGGACACGGCCGAGTACGGCGACTACGTCTCCGGCCCGCGGGTGATCACCCCTGACGTCAAGGCCAACATGCAAGCTGTGCTGGCCGACATCAAGAACGGTGCCTTCGCCGAGCGCTTCATCAACGACCAGGACGCCGGTGCGCCGGAGTTCAAGGCGTTCCGTGAGGCCGAGGAGAAGCACCCGATCGAGCAGACCGGCCGCGAACTGCGCAAGCTGATGGCGTGGGTCAAGAGCCACGACTCCGACTACACCGAGGGCACCTCCTCGCGCTGA
- the efeU gene encoding iron uptake transporter permease EfeU: protein MFANYLIGLREGLEAALVVSILVAYLVKSQRTHLLPRIWAGVALAVVISLGFGALLTFGPRGLTFEAQELIGGTLSIIAVGFVTWMVFWMASAAKGLGAELRGRIDDAAEAGRWALALVAMLAVGREGLETALFLWAATKATTDGGGATWQPLIGAGLGIVTAVLLGYLIYRGAVRINLSRFFTWTGAFLIIVAGGVLAYGIHDLQEARFLPGLHTLLFDVSEQIPPTSWYGTLLKGIFNFSPRTTVFEGIAWLAYVIPVMTLFLRSIRRRDRAAAPQAPTPAAV, encoded by the coding sequence GTGTTCGCCAACTATCTGATCGGCCTGCGCGAGGGCCTCGAAGCCGCCCTGGTTGTCAGCATCCTGGTCGCCTATCTGGTGAAGTCGCAGCGCACCCATCTGCTGCCCCGGATCTGGGCCGGGGTCGCGCTCGCGGTGGTGATCAGTCTCGGGTTCGGCGCCTTGTTGACCTTCGGCCCGCGCGGCCTCACCTTCGAGGCCCAAGAACTCATCGGCGGCACGTTGTCGATCATCGCGGTCGGCTTCGTCACCTGGATGGTCTTCTGGATGGCCTCGGCCGCCAAGGGTCTGGGCGCCGAGTTGCGCGGGCGCATCGATGACGCGGCCGAGGCCGGACGCTGGGCGTTGGCCTTGGTGGCGATGCTGGCCGTGGGTCGTGAGGGCTTAGAGACCGCGTTGTTCCTGTGGGCGGCGACCAAGGCCACCACCGACGGTGGTGGCGCCACGTGGCAGCCGCTAATCGGGGCCGGGCTCGGCATCGTCACGGCGGTGCTCCTGGGGTATCTGATCTACCGCGGCGCCGTTCGGATCAACCTGAGTCGCTTCTTCACCTGGACCGGGGCGTTCTTGATCATCGTCGCGGGCGGCGTGCTGGCGTACGGCATCCACGACTTGCAGGAGGCGCGCTTCCTGCCCGGCCTGCACACCCTGCTCTTCGATGTCTCCGAGCAGATCCCGCCGACCTCGTGGTACGGCACCTTGCTGAAGGGCATCTTCAACTTCTCCCCACGCACCACGGTCTTCGAAGGTATCGCCTGGCTGGCGTACGTCATCCCCGTGATGACCCTCTTCCTCCGCTCGATCCGCCGTCGCGATCGGGCGGCGGCCCCCCAGGCGCCCACTCCGGCCGCCGTCTGA
- the efeO gene encoding iron uptake system protein EfeO — protein MRRLLPTLAVLVLGGALAGCTENVSSAGSGDERTIAVESSADACDLSAEEAPAGKLTFTVKNTGSDVTEFYLLAEDGLRIVGEVENIGPGLTRDLTLVAPEGSYVTACKPGMVGEGIRGDFTATESDEEVDVSAADAELVDQALANYAAYVEDQTQQLVEKTHEFVDLYKTGDDDAARALYPVARTHWERIETVAESFGDLDPKMDAREADLAEGEKWTGWHRIEKDLWPQRAEDYVALKPKQRAKYADDLMANTEILGERVPELTYTVDQIANGSRGLLDEVATGKVTGEEEYWSRTDLWDFQANVDGARVAFDGVKPIVAKNDAELAEQIDTRFAELQTLLDEHKEGDGFVTYDQLSAEQVKALSDAVNALSEPLSKLAAAVI, from the coding sequence ATGCGTCGACTCCTGCCCACTCTCGCCGTGCTCGTCCTGGGCGGCGCTCTTGCCGGCTGCACCGAGAACGTCTCCAGCGCCGGGTCAGGTGACGAGCGCACCATCGCGGTGGAGTCGTCCGCCGATGCGTGCGACCTCTCTGCCGAGGAGGCGCCGGCCGGCAAGCTCACCTTCACGGTCAAGAACACCGGCTCGGACGTCACCGAGTTCTACCTCCTGGCCGAGGACGGCCTGCGCATCGTCGGCGAGGTGGAGAACATCGGTCCCGGCCTCACCCGCGACCTGACGCTGGTGGCGCCCGAGGGGTCGTACGTGACTGCGTGCAAGCCGGGCATGGTGGGCGAGGGCATCCGCGGTGACTTCACCGCCACCGAGTCGGACGAGGAGGTGGACGTCTCCGCCGCCGACGCCGAGTTGGTCGACCAGGCGCTGGCGAACTACGCGGCCTATGTCGAGGACCAGACCCAGCAGTTGGTCGAGAAGACCCACGAGTTCGTCGACCTCTACAAGACCGGGGACGATGACGCCGCCCGTGCGCTCTACCCGGTCGCGCGTACGCACTGGGAGCGCATCGAGACCGTCGCCGAGTCCTTCGGCGACCTCGATCCCAAGATGGACGCACGCGAGGCCGACCTCGCCGAGGGCGAGAAGTGGACCGGCTGGCACCGCATCGAGAAGGACCTGTGGCCCCAGCGCGCCGAGGACTACGTCGCGCTAAAGCCCAAGCAGCGCGCGAAGTACGCCGACGACCTGATGGCCAACACCGAGATTCTCGGTGAGCGGGTGCCCGAGCTGACCTACACCGTGGACCAGATCGCCAACGGTTCGCGCGGTCTGCTCGACGAGGTCGCGACCGGCAAGGTCACCGGCGAGGAGGAGTACTGGTCGCGTACCGACCTTTGGGACTTCCAGGCCAACGTCGACGGTGCGCGGGTTGCCTTCGACGGGGTGAAGCCGATCGTGGCGAAGAACGATGCTGAGCTCGCCGAGCAGATCGACACGCGGTTCGCCGAGCTGCAGACCCTGCTGGACGAGCACAAGGAGGGCGACGGCTTCGTGACGTACGACCAACTCAGCGCCGAGCAGGTCAAGGCCCTCTCCGACGCGGTCAACGCGCTCAGCGAGCCGTTGTCCAAACTCGCTGCAGCGGTGATCTGA
- the efeB gene encoding iron uptake transporter deferrochelatase/peroxidase subunit has translation MRVSRRGLFGTGAGAAVSVGAAAFVSADARQVTATTDHAYDFFGVHQSGIVTPAQDRLHFAAFDVTTKDVDELRLLLAEWTDAAARMMRGESAGEIGATSGDYDAPPDDTGEAIGLDASGLTITFGFGPSLFDDRFGLGDKRPDALVRLPHFPADNLDPARSDGDLCVQACAQDPQVAVHAIRNLARIAMGRAAIRWSQLGFGRTSSTSVSQDTPRNLFGFKDGTMNVKAEETDALDEHVWVGDGWLAGGSYLIARRINMTIETWDRQSLREQELVIGRSKAEGAPLSGGEEFTEPDFALTGREGLPLVDPTSHVAMAHPDNNGGVRMLRRGYNFVDGTNALGRLDAGLFFLAYVADPATHYIPMQTAMARTDRLSEYLQHTGSALFACPPGVRRPGGSIGDALFA, from the coding sequence GTGCGCGTCTCCCGGCGCGGACTCTTCGGCACCGGAGCCGGTGCTGCGGTGAGCGTGGGTGCTGCCGCGTTCGTCTCGGCAGACGCCAGGCAGGTCACCGCAACGACGGATCACGCGTACGACTTCTTCGGCGTACACCAAAGCGGCATCGTCACTCCGGCTCAGGATCGTTTGCACTTCGCCGCGTTCGACGTGACCACGAAGGACGTCGACGAGTTGCGGTTGCTCCTGGCCGAGTGGACCGACGCAGCCGCGCGGATGATGCGCGGCGAGTCAGCGGGGGAGATCGGCGCGACTAGCGGGGACTACGACGCCCCACCCGACGACACCGGGGAAGCGATCGGGCTGGACGCGAGCGGCCTCACTATCACCTTCGGTTTCGGGCCGTCGCTGTTCGACGATCGGTTCGGCCTGGGCGACAAACGGCCAGACGCACTCGTGCGGCTGCCGCACTTCCCGGCCGACAATCTGGACCCGGCCCGCAGCGATGGCGACCTCTGCGTCCAAGCCTGCGCACAGGATCCCCAGGTGGCGGTGCACGCGATCCGCAATCTGGCGCGGATCGCCATGGGACGTGCGGCGATCCGCTGGTCACAGCTGGGCTTCGGGCGTACGTCCTCGACGTCGGTCAGCCAGGACACGCCACGCAATCTCTTCGGCTTCAAGGACGGCACGATGAACGTCAAGGCCGAGGAGACCGATGCGCTCGACGAACACGTGTGGGTGGGTGACGGGTGGCTCGCGGGCGGCAGTTATCTGATCGCACGGCGGATCAACATGACGATCGAGACCTGGGACCGGCAGTCGCTGCGTGAGCAGGAACTGGTGATCGGCAGGTCCAAAGCCGAGGGTGCTCCGCTGTCGGGTGGTGAAGAGTTCACCGAGCCAGACTTCGCCTTGACCGGGCGAGAGGGGCTCCCTCTGGTCGACCCCACCTCGCACGTGGCCATGGCGCACCCCGACAACAACGGTGGCGTACGCATGCTGCGTCGTGGCTACAACTTCGTCGATGGCACCAACGCCCTGGGTCGACTCGACGCGGGCCTGTTCTTCCTCGCCTACGTGGCCGACCCCGCCACGCACTACATCCCCATGCAGACGGCGATGGCGCGCACCGACCGGCTCTCGGAATATCTCCAGCACACCGGCTCAGCGCTGTTCGCGTGTCCTCCCGGCGTACGACGTCCAGGTGGGTCGATCGGAGACGCACTGTTCGCATAA
- the pnuC gene encoding nicotinamide riboside transporter PnuC, with translation MSGWTLSPVEIAGFITGALCVWLVVRRNVWNFPLGIANNVFFWLLFMQAGLYADAWLQVVYLVLGALGWYWWLYGGADRTALVVRDTPTWGWAVVGTFVVVATGVIYALLTSHTDSTVPLADALTTALSLGAQVMLNRKWIGNWWLWITADVLYVVLYWHKDLYLTSILYAGFMVLCVVGLNQWRSARDAASAEAREAVAV, from the coding sequence TTGTCAGGTTGGACTCTGAGCCCGGTCGAGATTGCGGGCTTCATCACCGGCGCGCTGTGCGTGTGGCTGGTCGTACGCCGCAATGTCTGGAACTTCCCGCTCGGCATCGCCAACAACGTGTTCTTCTGGCTGCTCTTCATGCAGGCCGGGTTGTACGCCGACGCCTGGCTCCAGGTCGTCTACCTGGTCCTTGGTGCGCTCGGGTGGTACTGGTGGCTCTACGGCGGCGCGGACCGGACAGCCCTGGTCGTACGCGACACCCCGACGTGGGGCTGGGCAGTGGTGGGGACGTTCGTTGTCGTCGCGACCGGCGTGATCTATGCGTTGTTGACCTCGCACACCGACTCGACTGTGCCGCTCGCGGACGCGCTCACGACCGCCCTGAGCCTTGGTGCGCAGGTGATGCTCAACCGGAAATGGATCGGCAACTGGTGGCTGTGGATCACCGCCGACGTGCTCTATGTGGTGCTCTATTGGCACAAGGACCTCTACCTGACCTCGATCCTCTATGCCGGGTTCATGGTCCTGTGCGTCGTCGGCCTCAACCAATGGCGGTCGGCCCGTGATGCTGCGTCGGCCGAAGCCCGTGAGGCGGTGGCGGTGTGA
- a CDS encoding AAA family ATPase — translation MRHDHALVLGKFYPFHAGHQQLLRAASGASHRVTVQVLGSRIESIPVSVRADWIRAEHPEVHVVTGMDETPVDFHNPAIWDLHMQVIETLLDTPVDAVFTSDEYGAELARRLDATWVQVDPGRQTLQVSGTAIRADVAGHWWALPAATRQGLCRRVVVLGAESTGTTTLSRALAEHYAVPWIPEYGRWWSQIRPGGLSASWHSAEFDLIAVEHQRQEVEAMRRSARPLVISDTDVLATMIWHERYVGGSSPTVHARAQTWKPDLYLLTGDEIPFVQDGMRDGEHLRHQMQDRFREVLATSDVPWSEVRGAPEERLAQAVVRIDALLARGWQLADPLTR, via the coding sequence GTGAGGCACGACCACGCACTGGTCCTGGGCAAGTTCTATCCCTTCCACGCCGGTCATCAGCAGTTGCTCCGTGCCGCCAGCGGCGCGTCGCACCGAGTCACCGTCCAGGTGCTCGGGAGCCGAATCGAGAGCATCCCGGTGTCGGTGCGGGCTGACTGGATCCGCGCCGAACACCCGGAGGTGCACGTCGTCACCGGGATGGACGAGACACCTGTCGACTTCCACAACCCCGCGATCTGGGACCTGCACATGCAGGTGATCGAGACGCTGCTCGATACCCCAGTCGACGCGGTCTTCACGTCCGACGAGTACGGCGCGGAGTTGGCGCGCCGACTCGACGCGACGTGGGTCCAGGTCGATCCCGGCCGACAAACGCTCCAGGTGTCGGGCACCGCGATCCGCGCCGACGTCGCCGGGCACTGGTGGGCGCTGCCCGCTGCCACACGGCAGGGACTGTGTCGTCGCGTGGTGGTCCTGGGTGCCGAGTCGACCGGGACCACGACGTTGAGTCGCGCGCTGGCCGAGCATTACGCCGTGCCGTGGATTCCCGAGTACGGCCGCTGGTGGAGCCAGATCCGGCCCGGCGGGTTGTCTGCGTCTTGGCACAGCGCCGAGTTCGACCTCATCGCAGTGGAGCATCAGCGCCAGGAGGTCGAGGCGATGCGACGGTCCGCGCGACCTCTGGTCATCTCCGACACCGACGTGCTGGCCACCATGATCTGGCATGAGCGGTATGTCGGTGGGTCGTCGCCGACCGTCCATGCTCGCGCCCAGACGTGGAAGCCCGATCTCTACCTGCTCACCGGCGATGAGATCCCCTTCGTCCAAGACGGCATGCGCGACGGCGAGCATCTGCGCCACCAGATGCAGGACCGGTTCCGGGAGGTGCTTGCCACCTCAGATGTGCCGTGGAGTGAGGTGCGGGGCGCTCCCGAGGAGCGGCTGGCGCAGGCGGTCGTACGCATTGACGCCCTGCTCGCGCGTGGCTGGCAGCTGGCCGATCCGCTCACCCGCTAA
- a CDS encoding DsbA family oxidoreductase: MQIDIWSDVVCPWCYIGKRRLEQALRHFEHADEVDIRWHSFQLDPSAPDTPVETVAEALGRKYGGGVEAGKSMIDRVEAVAAEEGMIWRHHESQRVGTIDAHRLLHLAHAEGGNALQSTLKEALLHAYFIEAANVADHVVIREIAVSAGLDPARVDAVLGSDEYASDMWADIEQAQAFGANGVPFFVFENKYAVSGAQPVAVFTDVLTKVWAESHPTLQTLATGEECGPDGCAL; the protein is encoded by the coding sequence ATGCAGATCGATATCTGGTCCGACGTCGTGTGTCCGTGGTGCTACATCGGCAAACGCCGACTTGAGCAGGCTTTGCGCCACTTCGAGCACGCGGACGAGGTCGACATTCGCTGGCATTCGTTCCAACTCGACCCGAGTGCGCCGGACACGCCGGTGGAGACGGTGGCCGAGGCGCTGGGGCGCAAGTACGGCGGGGGTGTCGAGGCCGGCAAGTCCATGATCGACCGCGTCGAAGCCGTCGCGGCCGAAGAGGGGATGATCTGGCGCCACCACGAGTCCCAGCGCGTGGGCACGATCGACGCGCATCGCCTGCTCCACCTCGCGCACGCCGAAGGTGGCAACGCGCTGCAAAGCACACTCAAGGAAGCGCTCTTGCATGCGTATTTCATCGAAGCCGCCAACGTCGCCGACCACGTCGTAATCCGCGAGATCGCAGTGAGTGCGGGCCTAGATCCGGCGCGTGTGGATGCGGTGTTGGGCAGCGACGAGTACGCCAGTGACATGTGGGCCGATATCGAGCAAGCGCAGGCCTTTGGCGCCAATGGGGTGCCGTTCTTCGTGTTCGAGAACAAGTACGCCGTCTCGGGTGCACAGCCCGTCGCGGTCTTCACCGACGTGCTCACGAAGGTCTGGGCCGAGTCGCACCCGACCTTGCAGACGCTCGCCACCGGCGAAGAGTGCGGCCCTGACGGCTGCGCGCTCTGA
- a CDS encoding YdeI/OmpD-associated family protein — MESAGLMEPAGEAAVAEAKASGMWTLMDAVEDLIVPGDLDAAFDAHPGAREHWDSWSPSARKLILTWIVLAKRPETRETRVRTTAEKAARGEKAQ; from the coding sequence TTGGAGTCAGCCGGACTGATGGAGCCGGCCGGCGAGGCCGCAGTCGCTGAAGCGAAGGCCTCGGGGATGTGGACCCTGATGGACGCTGTCGAGGACCTGATCGTGCCCGGCGATCTGGACGCGGCTTTCGACGCGCACCCGGGCGCGCGCGAACACTGGGACTCGTGGTCGCCTTCGGCGCGCAAGCTGATCCTGACGTGGATCGTGTTGGCCAAGCGGCCCGAGACCCGCGAGACGCGCGTGCGTACGACCGCCGAGAAGGCCGCGCGGGGCGAGAAGGCCCAGTAG